Proteins from a genomic interval of Pseudomonas silesiensis:
- the phnE gene encoding phosphonate ABC transporter, permease protein PhnE — translation MNRLLNLVLLLCIGAAVVASFIYLSIDLGELGGSGNLNRMGAYAQRFLSPDLSAGHLQAIGHGALETIAMSALGTLLAAVFGLLLALPAAGRFGWPLQSASRLVLNALRAVPELVWAALMVLAAGLGPNAGTLALALHTTGVLGRLFAEALENTPPEPADAIRLQGGNAVWAFCYGTLPNLLPQLLAYILYRWENNIRMASVLGFVGAGGLGQMLYVSLSLFQEAQASTVILAMLILVLAVDSLSSWSRQRWVKA, via the coding sequence ATGAATCGCCTGTTGAACCTCGTCCTGCTGCTGTGCATCGGCGCAGCGGTCGTTGCTTCGTTCATCTACCTGAGCATCGACCTCGGCGAGCTCGGCGGCAGCGGCAACCTGAACCGGATGGGTGCTTATGCCCAGCGTTTTCTCAGCCCGGACCTGAGCGCGGGCCATCTGCAAGCCATCGGTCACGGCGCCCTGGAAACCATTGCGATGTCTGCCTTGGGCACGCTGCTCGCGGCGGTCTTCGGTCTGCTATTGGCATTGCCCGCGGCCGGGCGCTTTGGCTGGCCCTTGCAGAGTGCGTCGCGCCTGGTGCTCAACGCCCTGCGCGCGGTGCCGGAACTGGTGTGGGCCGCGTTGATGGTGCTTGCCGCCGGCCTCGGGCCCAATGCTGGCACCCTGGCACTGGCCCTGCACACCACCGGCGTGCTCGGCCGGTTGTTCGCCGAAGCGCTGGAAAATACCCCGCCGGAACCCGCCGACGCCATCCGCCTGCAGGGCGGCAATGCCGTGTGGGCGTTCTGTTACGGCACCCTGCCCAACCTGTTGCCACAGCTGCTGGCCTACATCCTGTACCGCTGGGAAAACAATATCCGCATGGCCAGCGTGCTCGGTTTCGTCGGCGCCGGTGGTTTGGGACAAATGCTCTATGTCAGCCTCAGCCTGTTCCAGGAAGCTCAAGCCAGCACGGTGATACTGGCCATGCTGATACTGGTGCTCGCCGTCGATTCATTGAGCAGCTGGAGCCGACAACGCTGGGTCAAGGCCTGA
- a CDS encoding nuclear transport factor 2 family protein, which yields MKRTRLLIVFLCLFTGYVTAAPSPGENEVARAVDHLTQAMLKKNIPELQALTAENLTYGHSSGKIQDKKAFIADIETGKSAFKTLEMQNQTITLSGDVALVRHHFSAQALKGSEVIPTEIENFQIWQKQKGQWLLVGRQAFRF from the coding sequence ATGAAACGAACCAGATTGCTGATTGTTTTTCTGTGCCTCTTCACTGGCTACGTAACGGCAGCCCCGTCCCCGGGCGAGAACGAGGTCGCGCGAGCCGTCGACCACCTGACGCAAGCCATGCTGAAAAAGAACATTCCCGAACTGCAAGCACTGACCGCCGAGAACCTCACCTACGGGCACTCCAGCGGAAAAATCCAGGACAAGAAAGCATTCATCGCCGATATCGAAACCGGCAAAAGCGCGTTCAAGACCCTGGAAATGCAAAATCAGACCATCACCCTGTCCGGCGATGTAGCGCTGGTTCGTCACCACTTCTCGGCCCAGGCCCTCAAGGGCAGCGAAGTGATTCCAACGGAAATCGAGAACTTCCAGATCTGGCAGAAACAGAAAGGCCAATGGTTGCTGGTTGGTCGACAGGCTTTCCGTTTCTGA
- a CDS encoding methyl-accepting chemotaxis protein, translating into MQRDLRGMIEAVRSNAHGVSGMSQQLSNGCHEVAGSSQQQSAAASTMAAAASEMTASIEEITRHAERALNMANQAESLAKDGGRVIHQVVNDMDGIARSAQQSAQVIRTLDKESEAIFSIIQVIKGIADQTNLLALNAAIEAARAGEQGRGFAVVADEVRSLAGRTSASTQEIAAMVARIQLSTREAVTSMEEGVAQVDKGMAVTAEVERAIREILDATLSTTQLVNDITRTIGEQSLASNEIAHQVEMIAGMSEGNSQVIGRTASTTDELSTLAGRLSQSVDRFRL; encoded by the coding sequence ATGCAACGCGACCTGCGCGGCATGATCGAGGCGGTTCGCAGCAACGCCCATGGTGTGAGCGGTATGAGCCAACAATTGAGCAACGGCTGTCACGAGGTCGCCGGCAGCAGCCAGCAGCAAAGCGCCGCGGCCAGCACCATGGCGGCGGCCGCCAGCGAGATGACCGCCAGCATCGAGGAAATCACCCGCCATGCCGAGCGGGCGCTGAACATGGCCAACCAGGCGGAGTCCCTGGCCAAGGACGGTGGGCGGGTGATCCATCAGGTGGTCAACGACATGGACGGCATCGCCCGTTCGGCGCAGCAATCGGCCCAGGTGATCCGCACGCTGGACAAGGAGTCCGAAGCGATCTTCAGCATCATCCAGGTGATCAAGGGCATTGCCGATCAAACCAACCTGCTGGCGCTGAACGCCGCCATCGAGGCCGCTCGCGCCGGCGAACAGGGCCGGGGTTTTGCCGTGGTGGCCGACGAAGTGCGCAGCCTGGCGGGACGTACCAGCGCCTCCACCCAGGAAATTGCCGCCATGGTCGCGCGAATCCAGCTCAGCACCCGTGAGGCGGTGACCAGCATGGAAGAGGGCGTGGCCCAGGTCGATAAAGGCATGGCAGTCACCGCCGAGGTCGAACGCGCCATCCGCGAAATCCTCGACGCTACGCTGAGTACCACGCAACTGGTCAACGACATCACCCGCACCATTGGTGAACAGAGCCTGGCCAGCAACGAAATCGCCCATCAAGTGGAAATGATCGCCGGTATGTCCGAGGGCAACAGCCAGGTCATCGGCCGCACGGCGTCGACCACCGATGAACTGTCCACCTTGGCGGGCAGGCTGTCGCAATCGGTGGATCGGTTTCGGCTTTGA
- a CDS encoding glyoxalase superfamily protein, whose product MFSIEQAKQMAKRLRASLETRDQAVPHATALELVAQQLGYKDWNTASAMLPQESPPPAITFDKPIPILRMFDEIKAREFYLDFLGFSVEFEHRFEADLPLYLGISRDGLQLHLSEHHGDASPGSTVFVPMHNIERLRDELLAKRYGYGRPDIVQQGWGQVLEVHDPFGNRIRFCQS is encoded by the coding sequence ATGTTTTCGATCGAACAAGCCAAGCAGATGGCCAAGCGGCTGCGTGCCTCGCTGGAGACGCGCGATCAAGCGGTGCCTCACGCCACCGCGCTTGAACTGGTTGCACAGCAACTGGGTTACAAGGACTGGAACACCGCATCGGCAATGCTGCCCCAGGAAAGCCCCCCTCCCGCGATCACGTTCGACAAACCCATCCCGATATTGCGGATGTTCGACGAAATCAAGGCACGGGAGTTTTATCTGGATTTCCTGGGTTTCAGCGTCGAATTCGAGCACCGCTTCGAAGCCGATCTACCGCTGTACCTGGGGATCAGCCGCGACGGCCTGCAACTGCATCTGTCTGAACATCATGGCGATGCGAGCCCCGGGTCCACGGTGTTTGTGCCCATGCACAATATCGAACGGCTGCGGGATGAATTGCTAGCCAAACGCTATGGCTATGGACGTCCGGATATTGTCCAGCAGGGCTGGGGCCAAGTCCTGGAAGTCCATGACCCTTTCGGTAACCGGATCCGGTTCTGTCAAAGCTGA
- a CDS encoding tripartite tricarboxylate transporter substrate binding protein, which yields MSALFHRFNRYLAAGITAAALAAPAFALDTVKFMAPGSVGGGYDQTARVLGKALVEAKAAKSTTFENKGGAGGTLGLAQFANSTKGDPNALLVVGAIMVTAIEQNKPQITLKDVTPIARLFTEYNVLAVRKESEFKTLEDLLKAFKEKPTSISWGGGSKGSIDHIGIAELAGKMGVPVNKVNYVAFAGGGEVVAQALGGQIKVITGGYAELGQYIRNGQFRVLAIGAPERVAGIDAPTLKESGYDVTIGNWRGVYGAAGLTPEQRKEVTEAVVAASNSNVWKENIETNKWSANVLTGDEFGKFVDDEHVRLRAMLVEVGLVAK from the coding sequence ATGTCCGCTTTGTTCCATCGATTCAATCGTTACCTTGCAGCCGGCATCACTGCCGCGGCCCTTGCAGCACCGGCTTTCGCGCTGGACACCGTCAAGTTCATGGCCCCGGGTTCGGTGGGTGGCGGTTATGACCAGACCGCACGGGTGCTCGGCAAAGCCCTGGTCGAGGCCAAAGCGGCGAAATCCACTACCTTCGAAAACAAGGGCGGAGCAGGAGGGACCCTGGGATTGGCGCAATTTGCCAACAGTACCAAAGGCGACCCGAATGCGCTGCTGGTCGTGGGCGCGATCATGGTGACGGCCATTGAACAGAACAAGCCGCAAATCACCTTGAAGGATGTGACGCCGATTGCCCGGCTGTTCACCGAATACAATGTGCTTGCGGTACGCAAGGAATCCGAATTCAAGACCCTGGAAGACTTGCTCAAGGCCTTCAAAGAGAAGCCGACCAGTATCTCCTGGGGCGGTGGTTCCAAGGGGTCCATCGATCACATCGGGATTGCCGAGCTGGCGGGCAAAATGGGGGTGCCGGTCAACAAGGTGAATTACGTCGCCTTCGCCGGTGGCGGTGAAGTCGTTGCCCAGGCCTTGGGCGGTCAGATCAAGGTGATCACCGGTGGTTATGCCGAACTTGGCCAATACATCAGGAACGGCCAGTTCCGTGTGCTGGCCATCGGCGCGCCCGAGCGTGTGGCCGGCATCGATGCACCGACGCTCAAGGAGAGTGGTTACGACGTGACAATCGGCAACTGGCGTGGGGTTTACGGCGCCGCAGGCCTCACGCCCGAGCAGCGCAAAGAAGTGACCGAGGCCGTCGTGGCCGCCAGCAACAGCAACGTCTGGAAAGAAAATATCGAAACCAACAAGTGGTCAGCCAACGTCCTGACCGGCGATGAGTTCGGCAAATTCGTCGACGACGAACACGTGCGGCTGCGGGCGATGCTGGTCGAGGTCGGGCTGGTGGCGAAATGA
- a CDS encoding DUF72 domain-containing protein — MNQVNQIPSVYVGCAGWSLPREHWPKFPEDGTHLQRYASQLSAVEINSSFYRPHRSQTYWRWAQSVPATFRFSVKVPKLITHVQRLQGCELLLDAFLSECTALGDALGCLLVQLPPSLDYDESVAAGFFLALRQRYAGPVVLEPRHESWLNAQALLVELRIGQVAADPSRISGGDTPGGWSGIQYWRWHGSPRIYHSDYDLSRLEALARQVQNPMQAGATRWCIFDNTASGFALANALTLQALLGREAGLWQAGH; from the coding sequence TTGAACCAGGTGAATCAAATCCCGTCGGTGTACGTCGGATGCGCCGGTTGGAGCCTGCCGCGAGAACACTGGCCGAAGTTTCCAGAGGACGGCACACATCTGCAGCGTTACGCCTCGCAACTCTCGGCCGTTGAAATCAACAGCTCTTTTTATCGCCCGCATCGGTCGCAGACCTATTGGCGCTGGGCGCAGTCGGTACCGGCGACGTTCCGGTTTTCGGTCAAAGTGCCCAAACTCATCACCCACGTTCAGCGCTTGCAGGGCTGCGAACTGTTGCTGGACGCGTTTTTGTCCGAGTGCACGGCGCTGGGTGATGCCTTGGGTTGCCTGCTGGTGCAGTTGCCACCATCGCTGGATTACGACGAAAGCGTTGCCGCAGGGTTTTTCTTGGCGCTGCGGCAACGTTATGCCGGGCCGGTGGTGCTTGAACCGCGGCATGAGAGCTGGCTGAACGCGCAAGCCCTGTTGGTCGAGTTGCGAATAGGGCAGGTCGCTGCCGACCCATCGCGCATCAGTGGGGGCGATACCCCGGGCGGGTGGTCGGGGATTCAATACTGGCGCTGGCACGGCTCGCCGCGCATTTATCACAGCGACTACGACCTGAGTCGATTGGAGGCGTTGGCGCGGCAGGTGCAAAACCCGATGCAGGCGGGCGCGACCCGCTGGTGCATCTTTGATAACACCGCCAGCGGGTTTGCGCTGGCCAACGCGCTGACCCTGCAAGCACTTCTAGGTCGCGAGGCCGGGCTGTGGCAAGCAGGGCATTAG
- the msrA gene encoding peptide-methionine (S)-S-oxide reductase MsrA, with amino-acid sequence MTTRTEKAVLAGGCFWGMQDLIRRQPGVVSTRVGYTGGDVDNATYRNHGTHAEAIEIEFDPQQISYRQILEFFFQIHDPTTKNRQGNDIGTSYRSALFYLDDEQQRVAEDTVADADASGLWPDKVVTEIVPAGPFWQAEPEHQDYLEHYPNGYTCHFIRPNWKLPKRG; translated from the coding sequence ATGACGACGCGAACCGAAAAGGCCGTTCTGGCTGGCGGTTGTTTCTGGGGCATGCAGGATCTGATCAGGCGCCAACCCGGCGTGGTGTCCACGCGGGTGGGTTACACCGGCGGTGATGTCGACAATGCCACCTATCGCAACCATGGCACCCATGCCGAAGCGATCGAGATCGAGTTCGATCCGCAGCAGATCAGCTATCGCCAGATCCTCGAGTTTTTCTTCCAGATCCATGACCCGACGACGAAGAACCGCCAGGGCAACGATATAGGAACCAGCTACCGCTCTGCCCTGTTCTATCTCGACGATGAACAGCAGCGCGTGGCCGAAGACACCGTGGCCGACGCCGATGCCTCCGGTCTGTGGCCCGACAAGGTGGTCACCGAGATCGTGCCCGCCGGCCCGTTCTGGCAAGCGGAGCCGGAGCATCAGGACTATCTGGAACACTATCCCAACGGCTACACCTGCCATTTCATCCGGCCAAACTGGAAGTTGCCCAAACGCGGGTGA
- a CDS encoding putative selenate ABC transporter substrate-binding protein: protein MFKRPLALAVGLTLSFCTLLAQAADTLKVSAIPDEAPTELLRKFKPLGAYLEQQLGMKVEFVPVSDYPAVVEALATDRIDMAWLGGFTFVQARLKTGNAIPLVQREQDAQFTSKFITADPAVKSLADLKGKTFAFGSVSSTSGSLMPRFFMLKDGIKPETYFSRVGYSGAHDATVAWVQAGKVDAGVLNASVWEKLVAAGKVDTSKVKVFATTPAYFDYNWTVRGTLDPALAAKIKAAFLALDPAKPKDKEILDLQAASRFIETNPDNYKGIEEAARAADLLK, encoded by the coding sequence ATGTTCAAACGCCCCCTGGCATTGGCCGTCGGCTTGACCCTGTCTTTTTGCACCCTGCTGGCCCAGGCCGCCGACACCCTGAAAGTCAGCGCCATTCCCGATGAAGCGCCCACCGAACTGTTGCGCAAGTTCAAGCCGCTTGGCGCCTATCTGGAACAGCAATTAGGCATGAAGGTCGAGTTCGTACCGGTGAGCGACTATCCCGCCGTGGTCGAGGCGCTCGCTACCGACCGGATCGACATGGCCTGGCTGGGCGGCTTCACGTTCGTGCAGGCCCGCCTGAAAACCGGCAATGCCATACCGCTGGTACAGCGCGAACAGGATGCTCAATTCACCAGCAAGTTCATCACGGCCGACCCGGCCGTCAAGTCGCTGGCCGACCTCAAGGGCAAGACCTTTGCGTTCGGCTCGGTGTCCTCCACGTCAGGCAGCCTCATGCCGCGCTTTTTCATGCTCAAGGACGGCATCAAGCCGGAAACTTATTTCAGTCGCGTGGGCTACTCCGGCGCGCATGACGCCACCGTCGCCTGGGTCCAGGCAGGCAAGGTGGACGCCGGGGTCCTGAACGCCAGCGTCTGGGAAAAGCTGGTCGCCGCCGGCAAGGTCGACACCTCCAAGGTCAAAGTGTTTGCCACCACCCCGGCCTACTTCGATTACAACTGGACGGTGCGCGGGACCCTCGACCCGGCGCTGGCGGCGAAGATCAAGGCCGCCTTCCTGGCGCTCGACCCGGCGAAACCGAAAGACAAGGAAATCCTCGATCTGCAGGCCGCCAGCCGATTCATCGAAACCAACCCTGACAACTACAAGGGCATCGAAGAAGCCGCACGCGCCGCCGACCTGCTCAAATGA
- a CDS encoding tripartite tricarboxylate transporter TctB family protein, producing MTQPRGIVPTQLAIGLGVIAISAALAFGAYRFPPEMGFVILGAHVYPFAVAAFLGAVGLLLSYQAVSGGFRELADDTDGTAGVVPDGKAGAAWVTAGLLGVALLINFIGFVLAAALLFACSARGFGSRRPVRDLAIGMALTLPIYWLFNAGLGVSLPPLVNAWI from the coding sequence ATGACTCAGCCTCGCGGGATTGTACCGACGCAACTGGCGATTGGTCTCGGGGTGATTGCCATCAGCGCAGCGCTCGCGTTCGGCGCGTATCGGTTTCCCCCCGAGATGGGGTTCGTCATCCTCGGTGCGCACGTCTACCCCTTCGCTGTGGCGGCGTTCCTTGGCGCCGTGGGCTTGTTGCTGAGCTATCAAGCGGTCTCGGGCGGCTTTCGCGAACTGGCCGACGACACCGACGGGACGGCAGGCGTCGTACCCGACGGAAAAGCCGGTGCGGCCTGGGTCACGGCGGGGCTTCTGGGGGTGGCCTTGCTCATCAACTTCATCGGGTTCGTGTTGGCGGCCGCGTTGTTGTTTGCCTGTTCGGCACGGGGTTTCGGCAGCCGCCGTCCAGTGCGCGATCTCGCCATCGGCATGGCCCTGACGCTGCCGATTTACTGGTTGTTCAACGCCGGCCTGGGGGTTTCCCTGCCGCCCCTGGTCAACGCCTGGATTTGA
- a CDS encoding PhnE/PtxC family ABC transporter permease: MLSRDTRDPATRPRLLLTLLALVLLWPGIHFSELDLGVLVASDSQSEIGKFVSAFWPPAHDEAFIELLLQATLQTLAIATAGMALALVLAIPASLLASRALSLSAAARAGHPGFWGQLLRWPVRGLLIFLRSVPEIVWALLFVRAVGLGPTAGVLAIAITYSGMLGKVYAEIFESVDQRPAHALLQSGSGRLAAFSYGILPNVAAELLSYTVYRWECAIRASVVMGFVGAGGLGQQMDLSLRMFAGGEVASLLLTFLVLVLLADQLSRLLRWRLT, from the coding sequence ATGCTGAGCCGCGATACCCGAGATCCCGCCACCCGCCCCCGCCTGCTTCTCACGCTGCTGGCGCTGGTCCTGCTGTGGCCGGGCATCCACTTCAGCGAGTTGGACCTGGGCGTACTGGTAGCCAGTGACAGCCAGAGCGAGATCGGCAAGTTTGTTTCAGCCTTCTGGCCGCCCGCCCATGACGAGGCGTTTATCGAGCTGTTGTTGCAAGCCACCCTGCAAACCCTGGCCATCGCCACGGCCGGCATGGCGCTGGCGTTGGTGTTGGCAATCCCCGCCAGCCTGCTGGCCAGTCGTGCCCTGTCGCTGTCCGCTGCCGCCCGTGCCGGCCACCCGGGTTTCTGGGGCCAACTGCTGCGCTGGCCGGTGCGCGGCTTGCTGATCTTCCTGCGCAGCGTGCCGGAAATCGTCTGGGCCCTGCTGTTCGTGCGCGCCGTCGGCCTGGGCCCGACGGCCGGGGTGCTGGCCATTGCCATTACCTACAGCGGCATGTTGGGCAAGGTCTATGCGGAGATTTTCGAATCGGTCGACCAACGCCCGGCCCACGCGCTGCTGCAGTCCGGCAGCGGTCGGCTGGCGGCCTTTAGCTACGGGATCCTGCCCAATGTCGCTGCGGAGTTGCTGTCGTACACCGTGTACCGCTGGGAATGCGCCATCCGCGCCTCGGTGGTGATGGGTTTCGTCGGGGCCGGCGGCCTGGGCCAGCAAATGGACCTGTCGTTGCGCATGTTCGCCGGCGGTGAGGTGGCCAGCCTGTTGCTGACGTTCCTCGTCCTGGTGCTGCTCGCCGATCAACTCAGCCGCCTGCTGCGCTGGAGGCTGACATGA
- a CDS encoding bile acid:sodium symporter family protein: MTRPRFLPDNFTLTLIGVVVLASILPASGQIGVGFGWLTNIAIGLLFFLHGAKLSRESIIAGAGHWRLHLLVFGLTFVLFPLLGLALKPLMSPLVGNDLYMGMLYLCALPATVQSAIAFTSLARGNIPAAICSAAASSLFGIFLTPLLVTLLLDVHGEGGSTLDAILKISVQLLLPFIAGQIARRWIGAWVARNKNWLKFVDQGSILLVVYGAFSAAVVEGIWYQIPLWALAGLVVVCCILLALVLLIATVSAKALGFNQQDRITILFCGSKKSLATGVPMAQVLFAGSTLGVLILPLMLFHQIQLMVCAVLAQRFANRSETVAELMGQVDP, translated from the coding sequence ATGACCCGCCCTCGCTTCTTGCCTGACAACTTCACCCTGACCTTGATCGGCGTGGTGGTGCTCGCCAGCATCCTGCCCGCCAGCGGTCAAATAGGCGTCGGCTTTGGCTGGCTGACCAACATCGCCATCGGCCTGCTGTTTTTCCTGCATGGCGCCAAGCTGTCGCGCGAGTCGATCATTGCCGGTGCAGGCCACTGGCGCCTGCATCTGCTGGTGTTCGGCCTGACTTTTGTCCTGTTCCCGCTGCTCGGCCTGGCGCTCAAACCCTTGATGTCACCCCTGGTCGGCAACGATCTATACATGGGCATGCTTTACCTTTGCGCACTTCCGGCCACCGTACAGTCGGCGATTGCGTTCACCTCCCTGGCCCGTGGCAACATTCCGGCGGCGATTTGCAGTGCGGCGGCGTCCAGCCTGTTCGGGATCTTTCTCACGCCGTTGCTGGTGACCTTGCTGTTGGATGTGCACGGCGAGGGCGGTTCGACCCTCGATGCGATTCTGAAAATCAGCGTGCAACTGTTGCTACCGTTCATTGCCGGACAGATCGCCCGGCGCTGGATCGGTGCATGGGTAGCGCGCAACAAGAACTGGCTAAAGTTCGTTGATCAGGGCTCGATCCTGCTGGTGGTCTACGGTGCGTTCAGCGCGGCGGTGGTCGAAGGCATCTGGTATCAGATTCCGCTCTGGGCGCTGGCCGGTCTGGTGGTGGTGTGCTGCATCCTGTTGGCGCTGGTGCTGCTGATCGCTACCGTGTCGGCCAAAGCCCTGGGCTTCAATCAGCAAGACCGCATCACCATCCTGTTCTGTGGTTCGAAGAAAAGCCTGGCGACCGGTGTGCCGATGGCCCAGGTGCTGTTCGCCGGCAGCACCCTGGGTGTGTTGATCCTGCCGCTGATGCTGTTCCATCAGATCCAGCTGATGGTGTGTGCGGTGTTGGCGCAGCGTTTTGCCAATCGCTCGGAAACGGTCGCCGAACTGATGGGCCAGGTTGATCCCTGA
- a CDS encoding tripartite tricarboxylate transporter permease, protein MDILASLAMGFSSALTPINLMYGFIGCLLGTAIGVLPGIGPALTVALLLPITAKVDPTGALIMFAGIYYGAQFGGSTTSILLNTPGESSSMVTALEGNLMARNGRAGPALATAAIGSFVAGTIATVLLTLFAPIVAKLALNFGPAEYFAILVLSFTTVSAVLGASMLRGFASLGIGLTVGLIGLDSTSGIARYTLGVPELVDGIEVVLVAVGLFAVGEALYSLLYQKEEATGRHRLTSLWMTRSDWKRSVPAWLRGTLIGFPFGSIPAGGAEIPTFLSYSTERKLSKYPKEFAASKGEGAIEGVAGPEAANNASATGSLVPLLTLGIPTSATAAILLAAFQNYNLQPGPMLFETSGDLVWTLVASLYIGNVILLVLNLPLVGLWVKLLQIPRPYLNAGILVFATIGVYGMRHSSFDLLLMLAIGWGGVLMRRFDFPVAPVIVGMLLGPMAEKQLRNALSISEGDWTVFLTQPISAAFLALTLLVLLVPHLLHARGIKLHEDD, encoded by the coding sequence GTGGACATTCTCGCAAGCCTGGCGATGGGGTTTTCCTCGGCACTGACGCCGATCAATTTGATGTATGGGTTTATCGGCTGTCTGTTGGGCACTGCGATTGGTGTCCTGCCGGGGATCGGGCCGGCGCTGACGGTGGCCTTGCTGCTGCCGATCACCGCCAAGGTCGATCCTACCGGGGCCTTGATCATGTTTGCCGGTATCTATTACGGCGCTCAATTCGGCGGCTCGACCACCTCCATTTTGCTCAATACCCCGGGTGAGTCGTCGTCCATGGTCACGGCGCTGGAGGGCAATCTCATGGCGCGCAACGGTCGGGCGGGACCGGCCCTGGCCACGGCGGCGATCGGCTCATTCGTGGCGGGTACCATCGCGACGGTTCTGCTGACCCTGTTTGCGCCCATCGTGGCCAAACTCGCGCTCAACTTTGGTCCCGCAGAGTATTTCGCGATTCTGGTGCTGTCCTTCACGACCGTGTCTGCGGTATTGGGGGCGTCGATGCTGCGAGGTTTCGCGTCATTGGGGATCGGTCTGACCGTGGGCTTGATCGGCCTGGACTCGACGTCGGGTATAGCCCGCTACACCTTGGGGGTGCCCGAGCTGGTGGATGGCATCGAGGTGGTGCTCGTGGCGGTCGGGTTGTTTGCCGTGGGCGAGGCGCTGTACAGCCTGCTCTATCAAAAAGAGGAAGCTACCGGCCGGCACCGGTTGACCTCTTTGTGGATGACGCGCTCCGACTGGAAGCGCTCGGTGCCCGCCTGGCTGCGGGGCACGCTGATCGGTTTTCCCTTCGGTTCGATCCCGGCCGGTGGTGCCGAGATTCCGACCTTTCTGTCCTATTCGACCGAGCGCAAACTCAGCAAATACCCGAAGGAATTCGCCGCCAGCAAGGGCGAAGGCGCGATCGAAGGCGTCGCTGGCCCCGAAGCCGCCAACAACGCGAGTGCGACCGGTTCTCTGGTGCCGCTGCTGACGCTCGGCATTCCCACCTCCGCCACCGCGGCGATCCTGTTGGCCGCGTTCCAGAACTACAACCTGCAACCAGGGCCGATGCTCTTCGAAACCTCCGGGGACCTGGTCTGGACCCTAGTGGCCTCGCTCTACATCGGCAACGTCATCCTGCTGGTGTTGAACCTGCCGCTGGTGGGCCTCTGGGTCAAACTCCTGCAGATCCCCAGGCCATACCTGAACGCCGGCATTCTGGTGTTCGCCACCATCGGCGTGTACGGCATGCGCCACTCTTCCTTCGATCTGTTGCTGATGCTGGCGATCGGCTGGGGCGGGGTGCTGATGCGTCGCTTCGACTTCCCCGTCGCCCCGGTGATCGTCGGCATGCTGCTGGGGCCGATGGCCGAGAAACAACTGCGTAACGCCTTATCCATCAGCGAGGGGGACTGGACGGTGTTTCTGACGCAACCGATATCGGCGGCGTTCCTGGCGCTGACGTTGCTGGTGCTGCTGGTCCCTCATCTGCTGCATGCGCGGGGTATCAAGCTGCATGAGGATGATTGA
- a CDS encoding phosphonate ABC transporter ATP-binding protein, translated as MTLHLTQVSLTHANGVRALHGVDLHISAREQVAIIGPSGAGKSSLLNLLATALRPGSGELQILGERAWQLSARQRQRLRARIGLIHQAPPLPPRQRVVTAVLAGKLGQWGLGKSLLNLLHPLDIPGARAALARLDLGDKLFAHCQQLSGGQLQRVGIARVLYQAPEVLLADEPVSAMDPVLAEHTLSVLCRHAREHNVTLVASLHAVELALAHFSRIIGLRDGQILFDLPADAVDRELLDKLYANEQLQSSPVPPAPLVVQIPRC; from the coding sequence ATGACGTTGCACCTGACCCAGGTCAGCCTCACCCACGCCAACGGCGTCCGGGCGCTGCATGGCGTGGACCTGCACATCTCGGCACGGGAACAGGTCGCCATCATCGGCCCGTCCGGGGCGGGCAAGTCGAGCTTGCTCAACCTGCTGGCCACCGCCCTGCGCCCTGGCAGCGGCGAGTTGCAGATACTCGGCGAGCGGGCCTGGCAGCTGTCTGCCCGGCAGCGCCAGCGTCTGCGCGCACGCATCGGGCTGATCCATCAAGCGCCCCCGCTGCCACCGCGCCAGCGCGTGGTCACCGCGGTCCTGGCCGGCAAGCTGGGCCAGTGGGGCCTTGGCAAGAGCCTGCTGAACCTGCTGCATCCGCTGGATATACCGGGCGCACGTGCGGCATTGGCCAGGCTGGACCTGGGCGACAAGTTGTTTGCGCATTGCCAGCAACTGTCCGGTGGCCAGCTGCAGCGCGTGGGCATCGCCCGAGTGTTGTATCAAGCGCCCGAGGTGTTGCTGGCCGATGAGCCGGTATCGGCCATGGACCCGGTGCTCGCCGAGCACACGCTGTCGGTGCTGTGCCGCCACGCCCGGGAACACAACGTCACCCTGGTCGCCAGCCTGCATGCGGTGGAGCTGGCCCTGGCGCATTTTTCGCGGATCATCGGCTTGCGTGATGGGCAGATCCTGTTCGACCTGCCCGCCGATGCCGTTGACCGCGAACTGCTCGACAAGCTCTACGCCAATGAGCAGCTGCAGTCGTCGCCAGTTCCACCGGCGCCCTTGGTTGTGCAGATTCCCCGATGCTGA